A window of the Salmo trutta chromosome 25, fSalTru1.1, whole genome shotgun sequence genome harbors these coding sequences:
- the LOC115162449 gene encoding homeobox protein Nkx-2.4 isoform X2: protein MSLSPKHTTPFSVTDILSPIEETYKKFSGMDGAGNLTSPLGAYRQPQVSQTGMQQHSMGHNATVATTYHMPHTVSQFSHSAMGGYCNGSIGNMGDLPSYQETMRNSAAATGWYGANTDPRYSTSMNMTGMGTLTGMGDASRSMPPLHAAPRRKRRVLFSQAQVYELERRFKQQKYLSAPEREHLASMIHLTPTQVKIWFQNHRYKMKRQAKDKAAQQLQQDSNLCQQQQSPRRVAVPVLVKDGKPCQNGSNTPTPNQQQVQQQQQHNGSGVLPASSNAINQHQNQQVHSLVQAQDLEEISPSPPSLHSQINMAQIDTSAIDYTNNMVSSNLLYGRTW, encoded by the exons ATGTCGTTGAGCCCAAAGCATACAACGCCTTTCTCAGTGACTGATATTTTGAGTCCTATCGAGGAGACCTACAAGAAGTTTAGTGGCATGGACGGCGCAGGGAACCTAACCTCTCCACTGGGAGCTTACCGACAGCCTCAGGTTTCCCAGACTGGCATGCAACAGCACTCCATGGGACACAACGCCACCGTGGCGACCACCTACCACATGCCACACACTGTCTCCCAGTTCTCGCACAGCGCCATGGGGGGATACTGCAATGGGAGCATTGGCAACATGGGAGACCTTCCGTCGTACCAGGAAACCATGAGAAATAGCGCAGCAGCAACAGGGTGGTATGGCGCGAACACGGATCCAAGATATTCAACGA GTATGAACATGACTGGAATGGGGACCCTGACAGGCATGGGGGACGCCTCCAGGTCCATGCCACCCCTGCACGCAGCGCCCAGGAGGAAACGACGGGTACTCTTCTCCCAGGCTCAGGTGTACGAGCTGGAGAGGagattcaaacaacagaaatacctCTCGGCGCCAGAGCGGGAACACCTGGCCAGTATGATCCACCTGACGCCGACCCAGGTCAAGATCTGGTTCCAGAACCACAGGTACAAGATGAAGCGGCAGGCCAAGGACAAAGCCGCGCAGCAGCTGCAGCAGGACAGCAACCTGTGTCAGCAGCAACAGTCTCCAAGGCGCGTGGCCGTGCCTGTTCTGGTGAAGGACGGTAAACCGTGTCAGAACGGCTCCAACACGCCAACGCCGAACCAGCAGCAggttcagcagcagcagcaacataaCGGCTCTGGGGTGCTCCCGGCTTCCAGTAATGCCATCAATCAACATCAAAACCAGCAGGTCCACTCCTTAGTTCAGGCCCAAGACCTGGAGGAGATATCACCTAGCCCCCCTTCACTCCACAGCCAGATCAACATGGCGCAGATAGACACGTCTGCTATAGACTACACTAATAACATGGTCAGCTCCAACCTCCTCTACGGCAGAACGTGGTAG
- the LOC115162449 gene encoding homeobox protein Nkx-2.4 isoform X1 → MSLSPKHTTPFSVTDILSPIEETYKKFSGMDGAGNLTSPLGAYRQPQVSQTGMQQHSMGHNATVATTYHMPHTVSQFSHSAMGGYCNGSIGNMGDLPSYQETMRNSAAATGWYGANTDPRYSTISRFMGPSTGMNMTGMGTLTGMGDASRSMPPLHAAPRRKRRVLFSQAQVYELERRFKQQKYLSAPEREHLASMIHLTPTQVKIWFQNHRYKMKRQAKDKAAQQLQQDSNLCQQQQSPRRVAVPVLVKDGKPCQNGSNTPTPNQQQVQQQQQHNGSGVLPASSNAINQHQNQQVHSLVQAQDLEEISPSPPSLHSQINMAQIDTSAIDYTNNMVSSNLLYGRTW, encoded by the exons ATGTCGTTGAGCCCAAAGCATACAACGCCTTTCTCAGTGACTGATATTTTGAGTCCTATCGAGGAGACCTACAAGAAGTTTAGTGGCATGGACGGCGCAGGGAACCTAACCTCTCCACTGGGAGCTTACCGACAGCCTCAGGTTTCCCAGACTGGCATGCAACAGCACTCCATGGGACACAACGCCACCGTGGCGACCACCTACCACATGCCACACACTGTCTCCCAGTTCTCGCACAGCGCCATGGGGGGATACTGCAATGGGAGCATTGGCAACATGGGAGACCTTCCGTCGTACCAGGAAACCATGAGAAATAGCGCAGCAGCAACAGGGTGGTATGGCGCGAACACGGATCCAAGATATTCAACGA TTTCTAGATTCATGGGACCTTCCACAGGTATGAACATGACTGGAATGGGGACCCTGACAGGCATGGGGGACGCCTCCAGGTCCATGCCACCCCTGCACGCAGCGCCCAGGAGGAAACGACGGGTACTCTTCTCCCAGGCTCAGGTGTACGAGCTGGAGAGGagattcaaacaacagaaatacctCTCGGCGCCAGAGCGGGAACACCTGGCCAGTATGATCCACCTGACGCCGACCCAGGTCAAGATCTGGTTCCAGAACCACAGGTACAAGATGAAGCGGCAGGCCAAGGACAAAGCCGCGCAGCAGCTGCAGCAGGACAGCAACCTGTGTCAGCAGCAACAGTCTCCAAGGCGCGTGGCCGTGCCTGTTCTGGTGAAGGACGGTAAACCGTGTCAGAACGGCTCCAACACGCCAACGCCGAACCAGCAGCAggttcagcagcagcagcaacataaCGGCTCTGGGGTGCTCCCGGCTTCCAGTAATGCCATCAATCAACATCAAAACCAGCAGGTCCACTCCTTAGTTCAGGCCCAAGACCTGGAGGAGATATCACCTAGCCCCCCTTCACTCCACAGCCAGATCAACATGGCGCAGATAGACACGTCTGCTATAGACTACACTAATAACATGGTCAGCTCCAACCTCCTCTACGGCAGAACGTGGTAG